The following are encoded in a window of Litoribrevibacter albus genomic DNA:
- a CDS encoding glutaredoxin family protein, which yields MLRLAFLLTMISSAGPIFAQNNQEIPDNHTQQQNKVFIFTQTYCPACIHAKQYMSEHKIEYVELDIETSPEALSAFERIKGRGVPLLIINKQMSYGFDPKFINAQLYQ from the coding sequence ATGCTTCGGTTAGCCTTTCTATTAACCATGATTAGTTCAGCAGGCCCAATCTTTGCCCAAAACAATCAAGAAATTCCAGACAACCATACTCAGCAGCAAAATAAAGTATTCATTTTCACTCAAACATACTGCCCTGCTTGCATACACGCGAAACAATATATGTCTGAACACAAAATAGAATATGTAGAGCTAGATATCGAAACAAGCCCTGAAGCTTTATCAGCTTTTGAACGAATCAAAGGAAGAGGAGTACCTTTGCTCATAATAAATAAGCAGATGAGCTATGGCTTTGATCCTAAGTTTATTAATGCGCAGTTATACCAATAA